Sequence from the Mycobacterium florentinum genome:
GACATGGGTAGCTTGCGGGGTCTGTCAACGCTTCTGCGGGTGCTCTGCGTTGCCGCGCTGACACTCGGGTTCGGCGGTGTGGCGGCAGGAATCACCGGCAAGGCCAGAGCGGCGGGCTACGAGACACTGATGGTGCCGTCCGGCGCCATGGGTCGCGATATCCCGGTCGCCTTCCTGGCGGGTGGCCCGCACGCCGTGTATCTGCTGGATGCCTTCAACGCCGCCCCCGACGTCAGCAACTGGGTGACCGCGGGCAACGCGATGAACACGCTGGGTGGCAAGGGGATCTCCGTGGTCGCACCCGCCGGTGGCGCCTGGAGCATGTACACCAACTGGGAGCAGGACGGCAGCAAGCAGTGGGACACCTTCCTGTCCGCCGAGCTACCCGACTGGCTGGCCGCCAACAAGGGCCTGGCACCCGGCGGCCACGCCGCCGTCGGCGCTTCCCAGGGTGGCTACGCCGCGATGGCGCTGGCCGCCTTCCACCCCGACCGCTTCGGCTTCGCCGGCTCGCTGTCCGGATTCCTGTACCCGTCGAACACCACCACCAACGGCGCAATCCTGGCCGGGCTGCAGCAGTTCGGCGGCGTGGACGGCAACGGGATGTGGGGCGCTCCGCAGCTGGGCCGGTGGAAGTGGCACGACCCGTACGTGCACGCGTCGTTGCTGGCGCAGAACAACACCCGGGTGTGGGTCTGGAGCCCGACCAACATGGGCGGCGATGCGGCCGCGATGATCGGGCAGGCCGGTGAGGCGATGGGCAACAGCCGCATGTTCTACCAGCAGTACCGCAGCGACGGCGGTCACAACGGCCACTTCGACTTCCCGGGTGGCGGCGACAACGGCTGGGGCTCGTGGTCCGGACAGCTGGGCGCCATGTCGGGTGAGATCGTGGGAGCCATCCGCTAGCCACGCGGACCCGCTGGCAGGACGGACGGCGCGCGCCGAGCCGGTACCGTGTATTGAGCAGCAGAGGGCGGCATGGCCGCTTGCCTGGTGACAAGCTGCGACCTACCGACTCTGCTAGCGGGAGAACATGACCACGAACGCCCAGCGCAAGCGCCGCCGGATCCTCGCCTGGGTGGCCGCGCTTTCCATGGCGGGGGTCGTGTTGTTGGTCATCGTGGCCGTCGTGACGATGCTGCGCAGCACCGAAGCGCCGCCCAGCGCGGTACCGCCCGGCATTCTGCCGCCGTCCTCGACGACGACGCATCCGCACAAGCCCCGGCCGGCCTCGCAGGACGCTTCCTGCCCCGACGTCCAGATGATGGTCATTCCCGGCACCTGGGAGTCGTCACCGACCGACGATCCGCTCAACCCGATGCAATTTCCGAATGCGTTGCTGCACCCGGACACTGTGGCCATCAGCCAGCAGTTCCCGTCCTCGCGGGTGCAGACGTACACCGTCCCCTACACGGCTCAATTCAACAATCCGCTGGGCGGCGTCAAGCAGATGTCCTACAACGACAGCCGGGCCGAAGGTACCCGCGCGGCGGTCCAGGCGCTGACCGACATGAACAACAGGTGCCCGCTGACCAGCTACGTGCTGGTGGGCTTCTCGCAGGGCGCGGTGATCGCGGGGGACATCGCCAGCGATATCGGCAACGGCCGCGGGCCAGTCGATGACGACTTGGTCCTGGGTGTGACGCTGATCGCCGACGGCCGCCGCCAGCAGGGTGTGGGCAACGACATCGGCCCCAACCCGCCGGGCGAGGGCGCCGAGGTGACGTTGCACGAGGTGCCGATGCTGTCCGGGCTCGGTTTGACGATGACCGGCGCACGGCCCGGCGGCTTCGGCGATCTCAACAGCAAGACCAACGAGATCTGCGCGGCCGGCGATCTGATCTGTGCCGCCCCGAACGAGGCGTTCAGCGTCGCAAACCTGCCGAATACACTCAACACGCTGGCCGGAGGTGCGGGCCAGCCGGTGCACGCCATGTACGCCACCCCCCAGTTCTGGAATCTGGATGGCGCGACGTCCACGGATTGGACCCTGAACTGGGCGCGTAATCTCATCGAGAACGCGCCACACCCCAAGCACGGGTGACTGCGCGGGCAGCCGCGGACAATGCCGGTGGGCGCGCGCTGAGCTGGGCAACGGGACACAGTGCTCAGGTAGGCGGCACCGGGGGCAATCGGCGGTACCTTGAGATTTGGTCTGCCGCGCGTCGCCGCCTAACATTAAGAGAAAACTAAGAGCGATAAGAGTTTGGCGGTTTCCGGCCGGGTAGCAGCTCGGACGGAGCGGCGCGAGTTTGCGCCGTGTACGAGGCTGGCCCGCGCAGAGGACATCGTCGGCAACGCCGACACCAGGACCGCCGGATTAGCTGACCGGCGAGTGTGTAACAGGAGAGGGCGGCATGGCCTACCACAACCCGTTCATCGTGAACGGCCGAATCAAGTTCCCGGACAACACGAACTTGGTCAAGCACGTTGAGAAGTGGGCGAAGGTGCGCGGCGACAGGCTGGCCTACCGCTTCGTCGACTACTCCACCGAACGCGACGGCGTCTATCGCGACATCGTGTGGCGCGACTTCAGCGCCCGTAACCGCGCCGTCGGCGCCCGGCTACAGCAGGTCACCGAGCCCGGCGACCGGATCGCGATCCTGTGCCCGCAGAACCTGAACTACCTCATCGCCTTCTTCGGCGCGCTGTATGCGGGCCGGATCGCGGTGCCGCTGTTCGACCCCAGCGAGCCGGGTCATGTCGGCCGCCTGCACGCCGTGCTCGATGATTGCACGCCCTCGACGATCCTGACCACGACCGAGGCCGCCGAGGGTGTTCGCAAGTTCATCCGCGCCCGGGCGGCCAAGGAACGGCCGCGCGTCATCGCCGTCGACGCCGTGCCCGACGAGGTCGCCGCCACCTGGGTCGAGCCGGACGCCGACGAGAACACGATCGCCTACCTGCAGTACACCTCCGGGTCCACCCGCACTCCGACCGGCGTGCAGATCACCCACCTGAACCTGCCCACCAACGTGCTGCAGGTGCTCAACGGCCTGGAAGGCAAGGACGGCGACCGCGGTCTGTCCTGGCTGCCGTTCTTCCACGACATGGGCCTGATCACCGCGCTGTTGTCCCCGGTGCTCGGCCACCACTTCACCTTCATGACGCCGGCCGCGTTCGTCCGACGCCCGGGGCGCTGGATCCGGGAGATGGCGCGCAAGCCCGATGACGGCCCGGACTGCGAGGTCTTCACCGTCGCGCCGAACTTCGCGTTCGAGCACGCCGCGGTGCGCGGTGTCCCCAAAGACGGTGAACCACCGCTGGACCTCAGCAACGTCAAGGGCATCCTCAACGGCAGCGAGCCGGTGTCCCCGGCGTCGATGCGCAAGTTCTACGAGGCGTTCGAGCCCTACGGTCTGCGCAAGACCGCGATCAAACCGTCCTACGGTCTGGCCGAGGCGACGCTGTTCGTCTCCACCACGCCGATGGACGAGGCGCCCACCGTCATCCACGTCGACCGCGAAGAGCTGAACAACCAGCGCTTCGTCGAGGTGGCCGCGGACTCGCCCAACGCCGTCGCGCAGGTGTCCGCCGGCGTGATCGGCGTCGACGAGTGGGCGGCCATCGTCGACCCCGACACCGCCAGCGAGCTGCCGGACGGCCAGATCGGCGAGATCTGGTTGCACGGTAAGAACCTGGGCACCGGCTACTGGGGCAAGGAAGCCGAGACCACCGAGATCTTCCGCAACATCCTCAAGTCTCGGATCAGCGAGTCACACGCCGAGGGTGCCGACGACGACGGGCTCTGGGTGCGCACCGGCGACTACGGCACCTACTTCAACGGCCACCTCTATATAGCGGGCCGGATCAAGGACCTGGTCATCATCGACGGCCGCAATCACTACCCGCAGGACCTCGAGTATTCGGCGCAGGAGGCCAGCAAGGCGCTGCGCACCGGATACGTCGCCGCCTTCTCGGTCCCGGCCAACCAGCTGCCGCAAGCGGTGTTCGACAACCCGCACACCGGGCTCACGTTCGACCCCGAGGACACCTCCGAGCAGCTGGTGATCGTTGCCGAGCGCGCCGCCGGCACGCACAAGCTCGACTACCAACCCATCGCCGACGACATCCGCGCGGCCATCGCCGTGCGCCACGGGGTCACCGTCCGTGACTTGCTGCTGGTCCAGTCGGGGACGATTCCCCGTACTTCCAGCGGCAAGATCGGGCACCGGGCCTGCCGCGCCGCCTACCTCGACGGCAGTCTGCGCAGCGGCATCGGATCCCCAGACGCTTTTGCCCGTGAAACAGACTGAATTCAGGAACCATGGCTGACACCGAATCTGACCTGCCCGAAAACTCTGAAATCGCGGCCGCTGACGGGCCGGGCGCGGACGCGCCCGCCAAGCGGACCGAGATGACGGTCCCCGAGATGCGGGAATGGCTGCGCAACTGGGTGGGCCGAGCCGTCGGCCAATCGCCGGACTCGATCGACGAGTCGATCCCGATGGTCGAGCTGGGCCTGTCCTCGCGCGACGCGGTGGCCATGGCCGCCGACATCGAAGACATGACCGGTGTCACGCTGTCGGTCGCGGTGGCCTTCCAGCACCCGACCATCGAATCGCTGGCCACCCGCATCATCGAGGGCGAACCCGAACGCCCCGACGAGGGCCTCGACGGCGCCGACTGGACCCGCCCCGGCCCGGCCGAGCGCGTCGACATCGCGATCGTCGGGTTGGCCACCCGGCTGCCCGGCGACATGAACAGCCCGGACGAAACCTGGCAGGCGCTGATGGAGGGTCGCGACGCCATCACCGACCTGCCCGAAGGGCGTTGGTCGGAGTTCCTCGAAGAGCCCCGGCTGGCCGAGCGCATCGCCAACGCGCGCACCCGCGGCGGTTATCTCAAGGACATCAAGGGCTTCGACTCGGAGTTCTTCGCGGTCGCCAAGACCGAAGCGGACAACATCGACCCGCAGCAGCGGATGGCGCTGGAGATGACCTGGGAGGCGCTCGAGCACGCGCGCATCCCGGCGTCCAGCCTGCGCGGCGAGGCCGTCGGCGTCTACGTCGGCTTCACCAACGCCGACTACGGCTTCCTGGCCATCTCGGACCCGACCCTCGCGCATCCCTACGCGATCACCGGTAACTCCCACGCGATCATCGCCAACCGGGTGTCGTACTTCTATGACTTCCGGGGCCCCTCGGTCGCCGTCGACACCGCCTGCTCGAGTTCGTTGGTGGCGACGCATCAAGCGGTGCAGGCGCTGCGCAACCGTGAGTGCGATGTGGCGGTGGCCGGTGGTGTCAACGCGCTGATCACTCCCGCGGTCACACTCGGTTTCGACGAGATCGGCGCGGTGCTGGCACCCGACGGCCGGATCAAGTCCTTCTCCGCCGACGCGGACGGCTACACCCGCTCCGAGGGCGCCGGCATGGTGGTGCTCAAGCGGGTCGACGACGCCCGCCGCGACGGCGACCAGATCCTGGCCGTCATCGCCGGTAGCGCCATCAACCACGACGGCCGGTCCAACGGCCTGATCGCGCCCAACCAGGACGCGCAGGCCGAGGTGTTGCGCCGGGCGTACAAGGACGCCGGTATCGACCCGCGCAACGTCGACTACATCGAGGCGCACGGCACCGGCACCATCCTCGGTGACCCGATCGAGGCCGAGGCGCTGGGCCGGGTGGTCGGCCGGGGCCGCCCCGCCGACCGGCCGGTGCTGCTGGGCGCGATCAAGACCAACATCGGTCACCTCGAGTCGGCGGCCGGCATCGCCAGCATGGCCAAGGTGGTGCTGGCGCTGCAGTACAACAAGCTGCCGCCGTCGATCAACTTCGCCGGGCCCAGCCCGTACATCGATTTCGACGGTATGCACCTGAAATTCGTTGATACCGCGACGGATTGGCCGCGCTACGGCGGCTACGCGGTGGCCGGGGTGTCGAGCTTCGGCTTCGGCGGGGCCAACGCGCACCTGGTGCTGCGCGAGGTCTTGCCGCGCGACTACTACGAGCGCCCAACCGAGCCCGAGGTCACCCCGGCCGCGCAAGCCGACGAGGCCGAGGCGCCCACGGGTGAAGTCAGCTCGCTGCAGTTCGACGATTTCGGCAACATCATCACCGACGAGTTCGTGTTCGACGACGCCGAGCCCGATCTACCGGAGCTGACCGAGGAGGCGCTGGCTCTCAAAGAGGCCGCGCTGGAAGAGCTTGCGGCACAACAGGCTTCGGAGCCAACGACGCCGCTGATCCCGCTCGCGGTGTCGGCGTTCTTGACCTCGCGCAAGAAGGCCGCGGCGGCCGAGCTGGCGGACTGGATGGAAAGCCCGGAGGGCCAGGCGTCGTCGCTGGAGTCGATCGGGCGTGCGCTGTCGCGGCGCAACCACGGCCGTTCGCGTGCGGTGGTGCTGGCCCACGACCACGAGGAGGCCATCAAGGGCCTGCGCGCGATCGCCGAGGGCAAGCAGCGGCCGAACGTGTTCAGTGTCGACGGGCCGGTGACCAACGGCCCGGTGTGGGTGCTCGCCGGATTCGGTGCGCAGCACCGCAAGATGGGCAAGAGCCTGTACCTGCGTGACCCGGTCTTCGCCAAGTGGATCGAGAAGGTCGACGCCCTGGTGCAGGACGAGCTCGGCTATTCGGTGCTCGAACTCATCCTCGACGATTCGCAGGACTACGGCATCGAGACCACCCAGGTCACCATCTTCGCGATCCAGATCGCGCTGGGCGAGCTGCTCAAGCATCACGGCGCCAAACCCGCTGCGGTGGTGGGCCAGTCGCTGGGTGAGGCCGCGTCGGCCTACTTCGCCGGCGGCCTGTCGCTGCGCGACGCCACCCGGGCGATCTGCTCGCGATCGCACCTGATGGGCGAGGGCGAGTCGATGCTGTTCGGTGAGTTCATCCGGCTGATGGCGCTGGTGGAGTACTCCGCCGACGAGATCAAGACGGTGTTCTCCGACTACCCCGACCTGGAGGTGTGCGTCTACGCCGCGCCCACCCAGACCGTCATC
This genomic interval carries:
- the culp6 gene encoding carboxylesterase Culp6, translated to MTTNAQRKRRRILAWVAALSMAGVVLLVIVAVVTMLRSTEAPPSAVPPGILPPSSTTTHPHKPRPASQDASCPDVQMMVIPGTWESSPTDDPLNPMQFPNALLHPDTVAISQQFPSSRVQTYTVPYTAQFNNPLGGVKQMSYNDSRAEGTRAAVQALTDMNNRCPLTSYVLVGFSQGAVIAGDIASDIGNGRGPVDDDLVLGVTLIADGRRQQGVGNDIGPNPPGEGAEVTLHEVPMLSGLGLTMTGARPGGFGDLNSKTNEICAAGDLICAAPNEAFSVANLPNTLNTLAGGAGQPVHAMYATPQFWNLDGATSTDWTLNWARNLIENAPHPKHG
- a CDS encoding esterase family protein, with the protein product MRGLSTLLRVLCVAALTLGFGGVAAGITGKARAAGYETLMVPSGAMGRDIPVAFLAGGPHAVYLLDAFNAAPDVSNWVTAGNAMNTLGGKGISVVAPAGGAWSMYTNWEQDGSKQWDTFLSAELPDWLAANKGLAPGGHAAVGASQGGYAAMALAAFHPDRFGFAGSLSGFLYPSNTTTNGAILAGLQQFGGVDGNGMWGAPQLGRWKWHDPYVHASLLAQNNTRVWVWSPTNMGGDAAAMIGQAGEAMGNSRMFYQQYRSDGGHNGHFDFPGGGDNGWGSWSGQLGAMSGEIVGAIR
- the fadD32 gene encoding long-chain-fatty-acid--AMP ligase FadD32; this translates as MAYHNPFIVNGRIKFPDNTNLVKHVEKWAKVRGDRLAYRFVDYSTERDGVYRDIVWRDFSARNRAVGARLQQVTEPGDRIAILCPQNLNYLIAFFGALYAGRIAVPLFDPSEPGHVGRLHAVLDDCTPSTILTTTEAAEGVRKFIRARAAKERPRVIAVDAVPDEVAATWVEPDADENTIAYLQYTSGSTRTPTGVQITHLNLPTNVLQVLNGLEGKDGDRGLSWLPFFHDMGLITALLSPVLGHHFTFMTPAAFVRRPGRWIREMARKPDDGPDCEVFTVAPNFAFEHAAVRGVPKDGEPPLDLSNVKGILNGSEPVSPASMRKFYEAFEPYGLRKTAIKPSYGLAEATLFVSTTPMDEAPTVIHVDREELNNQRFVEVAADSPNAVAQVSAGVIGVDEWAAIVDPDTASELPDGQIGEIWLHGKNLGTGYWGKEAETTEIFRNILKSRISESHAEGADDDGLWVRTGDYGTYFNGHLYIAGRIKDLVIIDGRNHYPQDLEYSAQEASKALRTGYVAAFSVPANQLPQAVFDNPHTGLTFDPEDTSEQLVIVAERAAGTHKLDYQPIADDIRAAIAVRHGVTVRDLLLVQSGTIPRTSSGKIGHRACRAAYLDGSLRSGIGSPDAFARETD